The Amycolatopsis japonica nucleotide sequence ACCATCCACTTCCTGCACATCCGGTCGACCGCCCCCGACGCGCTGCCGGTGGTCCTCACGCATGGCTGGCCGAGCTCGCCGTTCGAATTCCGGCGGGTCGTCGAGGAGCTCAGCGGCGAGTTCCACCTGGTCATCCCGTCGCTGCCCGGTTACGGGTTCTCGAGCCCGGTGAACGGCCCCGGCTGGGGCAACCTGTTCCGCGTCGCCCAGGCGTGGATCACGCTGATGGACCGCCTCGGCTACGAGCGTTTCGGCGTCCACGGCACCGACGCGGGTGCCGGGGTCGCGGGCATCCTGTCGATGATCGCCGCGCACCGGGTGGTCGGCGTGCACCTCACCGGAACCAGCGCGGGCATGCCGTTCGGTCCGGCCATCGACCTCGACGGCCTCGACGAGAAGGACCGCGAGCGCGGCGAACGCTTCAACCGGTTCCAGTCCGACGGTCTCGGCTACCTGCACCTTCAGGCGACCCGGCCGCAGACGCTGGCCTATTCGCTGAACGACTCCCCCACCGGCCAGCTCGCGTGGATCGTCGAGAAGTTCGCCGAATGGACCGATCCGGCCAAGGAACTGCCGG carries:
- a CDS encoding epoxide hydrolase family protein; translated protein: MTEIKPFRIAIDQAELDDLRDRLSRTRWPREVTGGWSRGVPVAYLKGLAEYWADGFDWRAQEAELNEFPQFTTEIDGQTIHFLHIRSTAPDALPVVLTHGWPSSPFEFRRVVEELSGEFHLVIPSLPGYGFSSPVNGPGWGNLFRVAQAWITLMDRLGYERFGVHGTDAGAGVAGILSMIAAHRVVGVHLTGTSAGMPFGPAIDLDGLDEKDRERGERFNRFQSDGLGYLHLQATRPQTLAYSLNDSPTGQLAWIVEKFAEWTDPAKELPDDAVDRDHLLTAVSLYWFTGAGASSAHAVYEGMEVYRQMAQGGWDDGGEAPAGPPRGIAVFAGDTTIRSLQDGPVEHWSEYDTGGHFPAMEVPGLFAEDLRSFLRKCV